In Gossypium arboreum isolate Shixiya-1 chromosome 5, ASM2569848v2, whole genome shotgun sequence, a single genomic region encodes these proteins:
- the LOC108452606 gene encoding gamma-soluble NSF attachment protein-like, protein MSGSDPGKLIYKADNLTTLSLTRWSADWESATRLYEQAANGFRVSKDYENAKSAFEKASKGREMLSSPWDAAKSMESAAAIAKELRNWTEVIDFYRKASELYMQCDRPQYASDSLAKAARAVEDALPNGAIKLYGDACVLLEDDRKEQMALDLYHAVTNIYVKLEKYTDAVAFLLKLGLAADKCNATNSQCKAYLSAVIVYLYAHDLKQAEKCYNDCSQ, encoded by the exons ATGTCCGGTTCCGATCCCGGCAAGCTCATCTACAAAGCCGACAATTT AACAACGCTAAGCCTTACAAGGTGGAGTGCTGATTGGGAAAGTGCTACCCGTTTGTATGAACAAGCTG CcaatggatttcgagtttcgaaagATTATGAGAATGCTAAATCGGCATTCGAGAAAGCTTCCAAAGGACGAGAGATGCTATCCTC TCCCTGGGATGCAGCTAAAAGCATGGAGTCTGCTGCTGCAATAGCAAAGGAACTACGCAACTGGACTGAAGTTATTGACTTTTATAGAAAGGCATCCGAGTTATACATGCAGTGTGACAGACCACAATATGCATCGGATTCACTCGCCAAGGCTGCCCG TGCTGTGGAAGATGCTTTGCCTAATGGTGCCATTAAACTGTATGGTGATGCCTGTGTTCTTCTTGAAGATGATCGAAAGGAACAGATGGCCCTTGATCTATATCATGCTGTCACTAATATTTATGTAAAACTTGAGAA GTACACAGATGCTGTAGCTTTCCTTTTGAAATTGGGCTTAGCAGCTGATAAGTGCAATGCTACAAATAGTCAATGCAAG GCGTATCTTAGTGCAGTGATCGTGTATCTTTATGCTCATGACTTAAAGCAAGCAGAGAAGTGCTACAATGACTGTTCTCAGTAA
- the LOC108453015 gene encoding uncharacterized protein LOC108453015: MVSVFLVGLVVGVLAIVSLEVVVFFFVLNRLNRRIKQESLAALNPPSQPSLDFAYNKQGTVWVLESEKIPVPREQKRKKDVPLEVSPARKHAKIQEKCLVFTHSDASRTSVPLKGCVIEAVSATNLPSRKWAKRFPIKVESKTSAIYNGSKIIYLYLETSWEKESWCKALRLASCEDKEKLSWFAKLNEDFHAYLLSLNVGYPSFMKPSSGFIAEPMDKGNRSDGSSSKVRLFWRKLSKKAKPGMENKGTWTSQTAREDRKTYEKQQPFQDSITNKVPNSLTEENMSCPFPQGFSRSVSQSTSVASDADLEQDKFSVDEGTLCWNLLISRIFFDIKGNAGLKSSIQARIQRTLSNMRTPSYIGEVICTDLDIGSLPPYIHAMRLLATDMNEVWAFEVDAEYSGGILLDVETRLEVSDQDFQKGLVDSNSEPNSVENVSSDLLEGFERFGKHLNLPEEDEVDPKVDGVKGSKATPTTSCVSRWKAVVNSVAKQVSQVPLSLSIRISSLRGTLRLYIKPPPSDQLWFGFTSMPDIEFDLESSVGEHKITSGHIALFLIGRFKAAIRETMVLPNCESAYIPWMLAEKDDWVPRKVAPFIWLNQDAVMDNNIARAAQCPQPTEAKENSRKTSSSPAVIESEASSSSAASSSAKIRSSQDLRTPLLATDEPHETYQQNRPTPDTQSSSRFLSEFERQSDVGDENDSRPKKMGRKARMIDLTKKMGEKFEEKKRHIEERGRHIVEKMRGP, translated from the exons ATGGTGAGCGTGTTCTTGGTTGGGTTGGTTGTTGGGGTGTTAGCAATTGTGAGCTTGGAAGTGGTGGTATTCTTTTTCGTATTAAATCGATTGAATCGAAGGATCAAACAAGAATCTCTTGCTGCCCTGAATCCTCCTTCCCAACCTTCTCTCGATTTCGCTTACAACAAGCAG GGGACTGTTTGGGTTCTTGAATCAGAAAAAATTCCAGTACCCAGAGAGCAGAAGCGGAAAAAGGACGTGCCTTTGGAGGTTTCCCCTGCTCGAAAACATGCCAAAATCCAGGAAAAGTGCTTAGTTTTCACACATTCTGATGCTTCCCGCACTTCTGTTCCCCTTAAGGGCTGCGTCATTGAGGCTGTTTCCGCTACCAATTTACCCTCAAGAAAATG GGCCAAGAGATTTCCAATAAAGGTGGAAAGCAAAACTTCGGCCATCTACAATGGAAGTAAAATCATTTACCTTTATCTGGAGACTTCTTGGGAGAAGGAGTCATGGTGCAAAGCTCTTCGTCTTGCTTCATGCGAGGATAAAGAAAAGCTGAGCTGGTTCGCTAAGTTGAATGAAGACTTCCATGCTTACTTGTTATCTTTAAATGTTGGATATCCATCATTTATGAAACCCTCTTCAGGTTTCATTGCTGAGCCAATGGATAAGGGAAATAGAAGTGATGGATCTTCATCAAAAGTTAGGTTATTTTGGAGAAAGCTTTCCAAGAAGGCTAAGCCTGGAATGGAAAATAAAGGAACTTGGACATCTCAAACTGCCCGTGAAGATAGAAAGACTTATGAGAAACAGCAGCCATTCCAAGATTCAATCACAAACAAGGTACCAAACAGTTTGACTGAAGAAAATATGTCATGTCCATTTCCACAAGGTTTTTCTCGTTCAGTAAGTCAAAGTACTTCTGTTGCTTCTGATGCTGATCTGGAACAAGACAAGTTTAGTGTCGATGAAGGGACACTCTGCTGGAACTTGTTAATTTCTCGAATCTTTTTTGATATCAAAGGAAACGCAGGATTGAAAAGTTCTATTCAAGCACGGATTCAG AGAACATTGTCCAATATGAGGACCCCCAGTTACATAGGTGAAGTCATTTGTACTGATTTAGACATTGGAAGTCTCCCACCTTATATCCATGCAATGAGGCTTCTTGCTACAGACATGAATGAGGTATGGGCATTCGAAGTTGATGCTGAATATTCTGGTGGAATCCTGTTAGACGTTGAGACAAGACTTGAAGTTAGTGACCAAGATTTTCAAAAAGGCTTAGTGGACTCAAATTCAGAACCAAATTCTGTTGAGAATGTCTCTTCAGACCTTCTTGAAGGCTTTGAACGTTTTGGAAAGCATTTGAATCTTCCTGAAGAGGATGAGGTCGACCCTAAAGTTG ATGGTGTAAAAGGCTCTAAAGCTACACCAACAACAAGTTGTGTTTCTCGATGGAAAGCTGTTGTAAATTCCGTAGCCAAACAGGTTTCACAG GTGCCTTTGTCTTTGTCGATAAGGATTTCATCCCTTAGAGGAACACTACGGTTGTATATAAAGCCACCCCCTTCTGATCAGTTATGGTTTGGCTTCACGTCCATGCCTGATATAGAGTTTGACCTTGAGTCTTCTGTTGGGGAACACAAGATAACTAGTGGACATATTGCTTTATTCTTGATCGGTCGGTTTAAG GCAGCTATACGGGAAACAATGGTGCTCCCCAACTGTGAAAGTGCATACATTCCTTGGATGTTAGCAGAAAAAGATGATTGGGTCCCAAGGAAAGTTGCCCCATTTATATGGCTTAATCAAGACGCAGTTATGGATAATAACATTGCGCGTGCAGCTCAATGTCCTCAACCTACTGAAGCAAAGGAAAATAGTAGGAAAACCTCGAGTTCTCCTGCGGTCATTGAGTCTGAAGCCTCGTCGAGCTCTGCAGCTTCTTCTTCTGCAAAGATTAGGTCCTCACAAGATCTAAGAACTCCCCTACTTGCAACCGATGAACCACATGAAACATACCAGCAGAATAGACCAACTCCTGATACTCAGTCATCATCTAGGTTTTTGAGTGAGTTTGAAAGGCAGAGTGATGTGGGTGATGAGAATGATTCAAGGCCAAAGAAGATGGGGAGGAAGGCAAGAATGATCGATTTGACCAAGAAAATGGGAGAGAAATTTGAAGAGAAGAAGCGTCACATTGAAGAAAGGGGTAGGCACATTGTTGAGAAAATGAGAGGACCTTGA